One part of the Lachnospiraceae bacterium JLR.KK002 genome encodes these proteins:
- a CDS encoding chemotaxis protein CheD: MATIKVGMADLNICKAPDMITTLGLGSCIGIAVYDPVLKLGGLAHIMLPDSTQMRNNANIAKFADTGIEELIKRMVAAGANKRRLVAKIAGGAKMFQVSGLSTIGNVGERNAQASKAKLKQLGIPLLAEDTGLNYGRTVELYPATGEFYIKAVGKTLKII, encoded by the coding sequence ATGGCTACAATTAAAGTTGGAATGGCAGATTTGAATATTTGCAAGGCACCGGATATGATTACCACTCTGGGACTGGGATCATGTATTGGAATTGCAGTCTATGATCCGGTTTTAAAACTTGGGGGACTGGCACATATTATGCTTCCTGACAGTACACAGATGAGGAATAATGCAAATATTGCCAAATTTGCAGATACAGGAATAGAGGAACTGATTAAGCGTATGGTTGCGGCAGGAGCCAATAAGCGGCGCCTGGTCGCAAAAATCGCAGGCGGGGCAAAGATGTTCCAGGTAAGCGGCCTTTCCACTATTGGTAATGTGGGGGAGCGCAATGCCCAGGCTTCAAAGGCGAAGCTGAAACAGCTTGGGATTCCGCTGCTGGCAGAAGATACCGGGTTGAATTATGGCCGGACCGTTGAATTATATCCGGCAACCGGGGAATTTTATATTAAGGCAGTGGGTAAAACATTAAAGATTATTTAA
- a CDS encoding chemotaxis protein CheC: MAKFSLDQVNEMYFDVLKEIGNIGAGNATTAISNMLNLKVNMEVPKVEFLTFQELPTAISAEEETVVGIYLEVESDIGGSMMFLLKMESARYLVNHLMGRPDDYAEEFNEMDLSAIKEIGNIISGSYLSALSTMTNMVITSSVPYLAIDMAAAILSVPAIQFGQYGDNALLIQTEFGDDVKIQGFFILMPDVDSYDKILTSLGIAL, translated from the coding sequence ATGGCTAAATTTAGTTTGGATCAGGTAAATGAAATGTATTTTGACGTGCTGAAAGAAATCGGCAATATTGGTGCAGGCAACGCTACCACCGCAATTTCAAATATGCTGAACCTGAAAGTAAATATGGAAGTTCCCAAAGTGGAATTTCTGACTTTTCAGGAACTTCCCACCGCGATTTCTGCGGAGGAAGAAACAGTGGTGGGCATTTATCTGGAAGTGGAAAGCGATATCGGCGGAAGCATGATGTTTCTGCTGAAAATGGAATCTGCCCGTTATCTGGTAAATCATCTGATGGGAAGACCGGATGATTATGCGGAAGAATTCAATGAGATGGATCTGTCCGCAATCAAAGAAATAGGAAATATTATATCCGGCTCCTATTTATCAGCTTTGTCTACGATGACAAATATGGTAATCACATCTTCCGTCCCATATCTTGCCATTGATATGGCAGCGGCTATCTTAAGCGTGCCTGCCATTCAGTTTGGACAGTATGGGGATAATGCACTTCTGATACAGACGGAGTTTGGAGACGATGTAAAAATACAGGGATTTTTTATTTTAATGCCAGATGTAGATTCCTATGATAAAATTTTAACTTCATTGGGGATTGCACTGTAA
- a CDS encoding chemotaxis protein CheW — protein MANNISVVEDGKKQFIVVKIGSEQYGIDISYVDNIVRMQKITRVPKAQTYFKGIINLRGEIVPVMSIRTRMDLEPDVFTDVTRIIILKLEEHGVLGLIVDEVKEVVTLGPDEIDKVAYDARNSKSNFINGVGKHGEELISLFDTNSIIDESENV, from the coding sequence ATGGCGAATAATATTTCTGTGGTAGAAGACGGCAAAAAACAGTTTATCGTAGTGAAAATCGGCAGTGAACAGTATGGAATAGATATCAGTTATGTAGATAATATTGTCCGTATGCAGAAGATTACCAGAGTGCCGAAAGCACAGACCTATTTTAAGGGAATTATCAATCTGCGCGGGGAAATTGTACCGGTAATGAGCATTCGTACCAGGATGGATCTGGAGCCGGATGTATTTACGGATGTTACCAGAATCATTATTCTGAAGCTGGAAGAGCACGGAGTGCTTGGACTTATTGTAGATGAAGTGAAAGAAGTGGTAACCCTTGGTCCGGATGAAATTGACAAAGTAGCTTATGATGCCAGAAACAGCAAAAGCAACTTTATCAATGGTGTTGGAAAGCACGGAGAGGAACTGATTTCCCTGTTTGATACCAACAGCATCATTGATGAATCAGAAAATGTATAG
- a CDS encoding chemotaxis protein CheA — protein MDVSQYLEIFIDETNGHLQNLSDCIMSLEKDPENMDTINEIFRAAHSLKGMAGTMGFKRMQRLTHDMENVFQEVRSGNMNVTSGLVDVLFQCLDAIDAYLENVKESSEEGTDDNEAIIQELNDILAAGTGAAPAKEEKTEEKPKEAASGDRFQKKYMDMEFSEKEKEELRVSEEKGMKLYGLTVYIQEECLLKAARAFLVFKAVEDFGNIIAYNPTSQDIEDEKFGFDFSFYLASEAELDKIKEVSKAVSEIEEVIGEQVAYRELTAAAAKKEEAEAAAAKEAENARNAESAQVPAAAPAQAKPQAQAQSGKKQNGGKPVTNRTVRVDIEKLDALMNQVSELIIAKNSLVSIGSTSDGGMGGSNSQAFHEQIEYLERITTGLHESVMKVRMVPIESVVQKFPRMIRDLSKKLDKKMELYMTGEDTELDRTVVDQIGDPLQHLLRNSADHGLESAELRKKRGKPESGSIHLNAFQEGNNVIIEVSDDGNGIDTESVKNKAIERGLITPEQGAALSQKEIIDFLFMPSFSMAKQISDVSGRGVGLDVVKSNIEALGGDVEVKSILGEGSKFTVRLPLTLAIIQALMVEVRNEKYAISLGSIETIEEIMADEIKFVQAKEVIHIRGMVIPLIRLDQLLDCEPDDEERESLTVIIVRKGDKFAGLIVDELNGQQEIVIKSLGKYINNSTKIISGATVLGDGEVALILDVNTLF, from the coding sequence ATGGATGTAAGCCAATACCTTGAAATTTTTATTGATGAAACAAACGGACATCTGCAGAACCTGTCAGATTGTATTATGAGTCTTGAAAAAGACCCGGAGAACATGGATACCATTAATGAGATTTTCCGTGCGGCTCATTCTCTGAAAGGAATGGCAGGTACCATGGGCTTTAAACGTATGCAGCGTCTGACCCATGATATGGAGAATGTTTTTCAGGAAGTCCGCAGCGGCAATATGAACGTAACCAGCGGTCTGGTGGACGTATTGTTCCAGTGTCTGGATGCCATTGACGCGTATCTGGAGAATGTAAAAGAGAGCTCGGAAGAGGGCACAGACGATAATGAGGCCATTATTCAGGAACTGAATGACATTCTGGCAGCAGGAACCGGAGCGGCGCCTGCAAAAGAAGAAAAAACGGAAGAAAAGCCGAAGGAAGCAGCTTCCGGCGACCGTTTTCAGAAAAAATACATGGACATGGAATTTTCCGAAAAAGAGAAAGAGGAACTCCGTGTATCAGAAGAAAAGGGCATGAAACTGTACGGCCTTACGGTATATATTCAGGAAGAATGTCTGCTGAAGGCGGCAAGAGCTTTTCTGGTGTTCAAAGCAGTGGAGGATTTCGGAAATATTATTGCATATAACCCCACTTCTCAGGATATTGAAGATGAAAAATTCGGATTTGATTTCAGTTTTTATCTTGCCAGCGAGGCAGAACTGGATAAAATAAAAGAAGTGTCAAAGGCTGTCTCTGAAATTGAGGAAGTAATCGGTGAGCAGGTGGCTTATCGGGAACTGACAGCCGCGGCAGCCAAAAAGGAAGAAGCAGAAGCCGCAGCGGCCAAAGAAGCGGAAAATGCCAGAAATGCGGAAAGTGCGCAGGTACCGGCAGCAGCTCCTGCACAGGCCAAACCACAGGCTCAGGCCCAGTCAGGCAAGAAACAGAATGGCGGCAAGCCTGTAACCAACCGTACGGTCCGCGTGGATATTGAGAAACTGGACGCATTGATGAATCAGGTCAGCGAACTGATTATTGCCAAGAATTCCCTGGTATCTATAGGATCTACTTCTGACGGAGGCATGGGAGGGTCAAATTCCCAGGCATTCCATGAACAGATTGAATATCTGGAGCGGATTACCACAGGACTTCATGAATCTGTCATGAAGGTGCGTATGGTGCCCATTGAAAGTGTTGTTCAGAAATTCCCCCGTATGATTCGGGATCTGTCCAAAAAACTGGACAAGAAGATGGAACTGTATATGACCGGTGAAGATACGGAACTGGACCGTACCGTAGTGGATCAGATTGGGGATCCTCTGCAGCATCTTTTGCGTAATTCGGCAGATCATGGTCTGGAGAGTGCGGAGCTCCGTAAAAAGAGAGGAAAACCGGAGAGCGGTTCCATTCATCTGAATGCTTTCCAGGAAGGAAATAACGTAATTATTGAAGTAAGCGACGACGGTAACGGTATTGATACGGAAAGTGTTAAGAACAAAGCCATTGAACGGGGCCTGATTACACCGGAACAGGGAGCGGCCCTGAGTCAGAAAGAAATTATAGATTTCCTGTTTATGCCCAGTTTCTCCATGGCAAAACAGATTTCCGACGTGTCCGGCCGGGGCGTGGGTCTGGATGTGGTAAAGTCCAACATTGAAGCATTGGGCGGCGATGTGGAAGTGAAGAGTATTCTGGGAGAAGGCTCCAAATTTACCGTACGCCTTCCGCTGACTCTGGCAATTATCCAGGCTCTGATGGTGGAAGTGAGAAATGAAAAATATGCCATTTCCCTGGGCTCTATTGAGACTATCGAAGAAATTATGGCAGATGAAATCAAGTTTGTTCAGGCAAAAGAAGTGATACATATTCGCGGCATGGTAATCCCTCTGATTCGTCTGGATCAGCTGCTGGATTGCGAGCCGGATGATGAAGAACGGGAAAGCCTTACCGTAATTATTGTCCGGAAAGGCGATAAATTTGCAGGACTTATTGTGGATGAGCTGAACGGCCAGCAGGAAATCGTTATCAAATCCCTGGGCAAATACATTAACAACAGTACCAAGATTATCAGCGGCGCAACTGTGCTTGGTGATGGTGAAGTGGCGTTGATCCTGGATGTTAATACATTATTTTAG
- a CDS encoding chemotaxis response regulator protein-glutamate methylesterase yields the protein MKKNILVVDDSALMRRLICDIINTESTFQATDVCRDGLEAYERLKTTGYDAVILDVNMPRMDGLELLEKLQQDKINATVIMVSTLTVKDADVTIRAMELGAIDFVTKPCNIIEAKGEEFKGSLLRVLKAVIRSDNARNALGVSSRPEEKPAPVKTVQIPKKPVGRGRNKLVALACSTGGPKALQSVIPYLPENMDAPMVLVQHMPVGFTRSMAERLNDVSKIEVKEAKEGDVLEKGCVYVAPGGKHMEVQKKPDGSHVVRLNDQPPIGGLRPCANVTYESLRTSGYDEIVCVVLTGMGADGTGGILSLKQKKNIHVIAQDAQSCVVYGMPKAIAEAGAVDEVVPLTEVAQTIIKNVGVQ from the coding sequence ATGAAAAAAAATATTTTAGTGGTTGATGATTCTGCACTTATGAGAAGGCTTATCTGTGATATAATTAACACAGAAAGTACATTTCAGGCAACGGATGTCTGTAGAGATGGCCTGGAGGCATATGAAAGACTGAAAACTACCGGCTATGACGCTGTGATTCTGGATGTGAATATGCCCCGGATGGATGGTCTGGAATTACTGGAGAAACTACAGCAGGACAAAATTAATGCTACCGTTATTATGGTAAGCACTCTGACCGTTAAGGATGCGGACGTGACCATTCGCGCCATGGAACTGGGGGCCATTGATTTTGTCACCAAACCGTGTAATATTATTGAAGCAAAGGGAGAAGAGTTTAAAGGAAGTCTGCTGAGGGTTCTGAAAGCAGTTATCAGATCGGATAACGCAAGAAACGCTCTCGGAGTATCTTCCAGGCCGGAGGAGAAGCCGGCGCCGGTGAAAACCGTACAGATTCCCAAAAAACCGGTTGGAAGAGGCAGAAATAAACTGGTGGCTCTGGCATGTTCTACCGGAGGGCCCAAGGCACTGCAGAGTGTAATCCCCTATCTGCCGGAAAATATGGATGCTCCCATGGTGCTGGTGCAGCACATGCCCGTAGGATTTACCAGATCCATGGCGGAACGTCTGAATGACGTCAGCAAAATTGAGGTAAAGGAAGCAAAAGAGGGAGACGTTCTGGAGAAAGGGTGCGTTTATGTGGCACCCGGCGGAAAGCATATGGAGGTTCAGAAGAAGCCTGATGGCTCCCATGTGGTCCGTCTGAACGATCAGCCGCCCATCGGCGGACTGCGTCCCTGCGCAAATGTGACTTATGAGTCTCTGCGTACAAGCGGATACGATGAAATTGTATGCGTGGTGCTTACCGGTATGGGGGCGGACGGAACCGGAGGAATCCTTTCCCTGAAACAGAAAAAAAATATTCATGTCATTGCCCAGGACGCTCAGTCCTGCGTGGTATATGGAATGCCCAAGGCAATTGCAGAGGCCGGTGCTGTAGATGAAGTAGTTCCCTTGACAGAAGTTGCACAAACGATAATAAAGAATGTGGGGGTACAGTAG
- a CDS encoding flagellar brake domain-containing protein produces MNSNIVRPGDKVEIRILQQVEQGKKLGEQPPVYYSIVENIRDDGFFEVLVPTKEGKTQAPPGGVRLEFRFYARGGLYRCVAHIKNRYIRENLYLLLIEPRSPLEKFQRREYYRFECVMDMQYMMITDEEAEIEDITKLKEHHRLNYPEDLAREAIAVDISGGGLRFVANMPGTKGDYLVLSLRLENESMNYLLEIVGKVLLCQEIESGDKEKKYEYRINFLMRDQKEREKIIKYIFEQERKSRQKG; encoded by the coding sequence ATGAATTCTAATATAGTCAGACCGGGAGACAAAGTTGAGATTCGGATTCTGCAGCAGGTAGAACAGGGAAAGAAGCTGGGAGAACAGCCTCCTGTATATTACAGTATTGTGGAAAATATACGGGACGATGGTTTTTTTGAAGTGCTGGTCCCTACGAAAGAGGGGAAGACGCAGGCTCCCCCCGGCGGCGTCAGGCTGGAATTTCGCTTCTATGCCAGAGGAGGCCTGTATCGCTGTGTGGCCCATATTAAGAACCGTTATATCCGGGAAAATCTCTATCTGCTGCTGATAGAACCCAGAAGCCCTCTGGAAAAGTTCCAGAGACGGGAGTATTACCGTTTCGAATGCGTGATGGATATGCAGTACATGATGATTACCGATGAGGAAGCTGAAATAGAAGATATCACGAAATTAAAAGAGCATCATAGATTAAACTATCCGGAAGATCTGGCGCGGGAAGCCATTGCAGTGGATATCAGCGGGGGCGGTCTGAGATTTGTGGCAAATATGCCGGGAACGAAAGGAGATTATCTGGTCCTTTCTCTTCGGCTGGAAAATGAAAGTATGAATTATCTTCTGGAAATCGTCGGAAAAGTCCTGCTTTGCCAGGAAATTGAATCCGGAGATAAAGAGAAGAAATACGAATACCGCATCAATTTTCTGATGCGGGATCAAAAAGAGCGGGAAAAGATTATTAAATATATTTTTGAGCAGGAACGTAAAAGCAGACAAAAAGGATGA
- a CDS encoding MinD/ParA family protein: MDQAEQLRNIVKKNQQSTRKARIFTVTSGKGGVGKSNVAVNLAVQMQKQGKKVIIFDADLGLANVEIMFGAIPKYNLSDLIYRGKTIQEIITPGPLDIGFISGGSGITGVNNLSKDQLKFLVRNLSELDELADIVLIDTGAGISDHVLEFVMASPEILLLATSEPSSLTDAYSLLKALHRNPEFRQAQTKIKVISNRVVTEEEGTGIYEKLNAVVGQFLQGNLEYLGMIPQDNAMEKAVRQQQPVSILYPDAKSSRAFEVLTGNLLEGTTAPIREKRGIMQLFSRFIYRKGQA; the protein is encoded by the coding sequence ATGGACCAGGCGGAGCAGTTAAGAAATATTGTAAAAAAGAATCAGCAGTCCACCCGCAAAGCCCGCATTTTTACAGTAACCAGCGGAAAAGGCGGGGTAGGGAAATCGAACGTGGCAGTAAATCTGGCAGTCCAGATGCAGAAACAGGGAAAGAAAGTGATTATCTTTGATGCGGATCTGGGGCTTGCAAATGTGGAAATCATGTTCGGAGCCATTCCCAAATATAATTTAAGTGATTTGATTTACCGGGGAAAGACCATACAGGAAATCATTACTCCCGGACCTCTGGATATCGGTTTTATATCAGGAGGTTCCGGTATAACCGGTGTGAATAACCTGTCCAAAGACCAGTTGAAATTTCTGGTGCGGAATCTGTCGGAACTGGATGAACTTGCAGATATTGTACTGATAGATACCGGGGCCGGCATTTCGGACCATGTACTGGAATTTGTTATGGCCAGTCCGGAAATTTTGCTTCTTGCCACTTCCGAGCCCAGTTCCCTGACGGATGCCTATTCTCTGCTGAAGGCTTTGCACCGCAACCCTGAATTTCGCCAGGCTCAGACAAAAATAAAGGTTATTTCCAACCGGGTAGTTACAGAAGAAGAGGGAACGGGAATTTACGAAAAGCTGAATGCAGTGGTAGGGCAGTTTTTACAGGGAAATCTGGAATATCTGGGTATGATTCCCCAGGACAATGCCATGGAAAAGGCGGTCCGTCAGCAGCAGCCGGTGAGTATTCTCTATCCGGATGCAAAATCCAGCAGAGCATTTGAAGTCCTGACCGGCAATCTTCTGGAGGGAACCACAGCCCCGATTCGTGAAAAAAGAGGAATTATGCAGCTCTTTTCACGTTTTATTTACAGAAAAGGCCAGGCATAA
- the flhF gene encoding flagellar biosynthesis protein FlhF, which yields MTIKKFQGRTEEEATARAREEFGPQTVIMNVKEIKPKGFLRSFKTPLYEVTAAIEEDQQAGARIPAHMPSVTPSMPASPVSPISSVSAVPSGMPMTQTPPLVPGTSGSVPASPPGNINIAADEPISIPKPEPLKEVFAKVENTWASSMGAQEAEEKRKDSAMENNLEEKLESLQSLLEKKLAPQPEPEKELPKEAPVDENFKFIKMIYSILLDNEVDEKYVNQIMDEVEKVMKGGASVDLILSSIYQKMILKFGQPQPIELSGRKPKVVFFIGPTGVGKTTTIAKIASRFKMEKGKKVALLTADTYRIAAAEQLRTYANILDTPLDIVYSSEELNEKLRNSEEYDLVLVDTAGFSHKNADQRNETRHLIDRIPGEYQKETYLVLSATTKYRDLLDIADVYKENFHFKLIFTKLDETSCLGNILNMKLYTGADLSYSTYGQNVPEDIEVFNTQKIVKLLLGGK from the coding sequence ATGACGATAAAGAAATTTCAGGGGAGAACAGAAGAAGAAGCCACTGCCAGGGCAAGAGAGGAGTTTGGACCTCAGACAGTGATTATGAATGTGAAAGAGATAAAGCCAAAAGGGTTTCTGCGTTCTTTCAAGACTCCCTTGTATGAAGTGACGGCAGCCATAGAGGAGGATCAGCAGGCAGGAGCCAGAATTCCGGCGCACATGCCTTCGGTAACACCGTCTATGCCCGCATCTCCGGTGTCGCCCATATCTTCTGTATCTGCTGTGCCGTCAGGAATGCCCATGACCCAGACGCCGCCCCTGGTTCCGGGGACTTCCGGTTCTGTGCCGGCTTCCCCTCCCGGTAATATCAATATTGCGGCAGACGAGCCAATTTCCATACCGAAGCCGGAACCATTAAAGGAAGTATTTGCAAAAGTGGAAAATACCTGGGCTTCTTCCATGGGTGCTCAGGAGGCGGAAGAGAAGAGAAAGGACAGTGCCATGGAGAACAATCTGGAAGAGAAGCTGGAAAGTCTGCAGTCTCTTCTGGAGAAAAAGCTGGCGCCTCAGCCGGAGCCGGAAAAAGAACTTCCCAAAGAAGCTCCGGTGGATGAGAATTTTAAGTTTATCAAAATGATTTACAGTATTCTGCTGGATAATGAAGTAGATGAGAAATATGTAAATCAGATTATGGATGAAGTGGAAAAAGTGATGAAGGGCGGGGCCAGTGTGGATTTGATCCTGTCCAGTATTTATCAGAAAATGATTCTGAAGTTCGGACAGCCTCAGCCCATTGAACTGTCCGGCCGGAAACCGAAAGTAGTATTTTTTATCGGTCCTACGGGAGTGGGAAAAACCACTACCATTGCCAAGATAGCGTCGCGGTTTAAAATGGAAAAGGGAAAGAAAGTAGCCCTGCTCACAGCAGATACCTATCGAATCGCGGCGGCAGAGCAGCTTCGTACTTATGCAAATATTCTGGATACTCCGCTGGATATCGTGTATTCTTCCGAGGAGCTGAATGAGAAACTGAGAAATTCCGAGGAATATGACCTGGTGCTTGTGGATACCGCAGGGTTTTCCCATAAGAATGCGGACCAGCGGAATGAAACAAGGCATCTGATTGACAGAATACCGGGGGAATATCAGAAAGAAACGTATCTGGTACTGAGCGCTACCACCAAATACAGGGATTTGCTTGATATAGCGGACGTCTATAAGGAAAATTTTCATTTTAAATTAATTTTTACCAAACTGGATGAAACAAGTTGTCTCGGAAATATTCTGAATATGAAACTGTATACGGGAGCAGATTTATCCTACTCCACGTACGGACAGAATGTTCCGGAGGATATTGAAGTTTTTAATACGCAGAAAATTGTAAAACTTCTGCTTGGAGGAAAATGA